caaaaatgcaaaggggttagccttggtttttttttggccgaaaaatcttttgttctggaatcgattggtatgacgctttttagactaattcgacgcccaggaactcagaaaacacatgaaaaatagcgtaggaccaacagcagagaaatgacgatgaaaatctgcagtttttgggctgtaactttacaggtgttgctcgcagcgcattgggactgcgatcaatcgatttctctcgcaaaattacgtcggaatagtgctctaaagaattatttgcagcacttttcaaagtcgtcgaaattttcaccaaaaatgcaaaggggttagccttggtttttttttggccgaaaaatcttttgttctggaatcgattggtatgacgctttttagactaattcgacgcccaggaactcagaaaacacatgaaaaatagcgtaggaccaacagcagagaaatgacgatgaaaatctgcagttttttggctgtaactttacaggtgttgctcgcagcgcattgggactgcgatcaatcgatttctctcgcaaaattacgtcggaatagtgccctaaagatttaattgcagcacttttcaaagtcgttgaaattttcatcaaaaatgcaaaggggttagccttggttttttttcggccgaaaaatcttttgttctggaatcgattggtatgacgctttttagactaatttgacgcccaggaactcagaaaacacatgaaaaatagcgtaggaccaacagcagagaaatgacgatgaaaatctgcagtttttcggctgtaactttacaggtgttgctcgcagcgcattgggactgcgatcaatcgatttctctcgcaaaattacgtcggaatagtgccctaaagaattaattgcagcactcctcaaagtcgtcgaaattttcaccaaaaatgcaaaggggttagccttggtttgtttttggtcgaaaaatcttttgttctggaatcgattggtatgacgctttttagactaattcgacgcccaggaactcagaaaacacatgaaaaatagcacaggaccaacagcagagaaatgacgatgaaaatctgcagtttttcggctgtaactttacaggtgtcgctcgcagcgcattgggactgcgctcaatcgatttctctcgcaaaattacgtcggaatagtgcccgaaagaattaattgcagcacttttcaaagtcgtcgaaattttcaccaaaaatgcaaaggggttagccttggtttttttttggccgaaaaatcttttgttctggaatcgattggtatgacgctttttagactaattcgacgcccaggaactcagaaaacacatgaaaaatagcgtaggaccaacagcagagaaatgacgatgaaaatctgcagtttttcggctgtaactttacaggtgttgctcgcagcgcattgggactgcgatcaatcgatttctctcgcaaaattacgtcggaatagtgccctaaagaaataattgcagcacttttcaaagtcgtcgaaattttcaccaaaaatgcaaaggggttagccttggtttttttttggccgaaaaatcttttgttctggaatcgattggtatgacgctttttagactaattcgacgccgaggaactcagaaaacacatgaaaaatagcgtaggaccaacagcagagaaatgacgatggaaatctgcagtttttcggctgtaactttacaggtgttgctcgcagcgcattgggactgcgatcaatcgatttctctcgcaaaattacgtcggaatagtgccctaaagaattaattgcagcacttttcaaagtcgtcgaaattttcaccaaaaatgcaaaggggttagccttggtttttttttggccgaaaaatctcttgttctggaatcgattggtatgacgctttttagactaattcgacgccgaggaactcagaaaacacatgaaaaatagcgtaggaccaacagcagagaaatgacgatggaaatctgcagtttttcggctgtaactttacaggtgttgctcgcagcgcattgggactgcgatcaatcgatttctctcgcaaaattacgtcggaatagtgccctaaagaattaattgcagcactcttcaaagtcgtcgaaattttcaccaaaaatgcaaaggggttagccttggtttttttttggccgaaaaatcttttgttctggaatcgattggtatgacgctttttagactaattcgacgcccaggaactcagaaaacacatgaaaaatagcgtaggaccaacagcagagaaatgacgatgaaaatctgcagtttttgggctgtaactttacaggtgttgctcgcagcgcattgggactgcgatcaatcgatttctctcgcaaaattacgtcggaatagtgccctaaagaattatttgcagcacttttcaaagtcgtcgaaattttcaccaaaaatgcaaaggggttagccttggtttttttttggccgaaaaatcttttgttctggaatcgattggtatgacgctttttagactaattcgacgcccaggaactcagaaaacacatgaaaaatagcgtaggaccaacagcagagaaatgacgatgaaaatctgcagtttttcggctgtaactttacaggtgttgctcgcagcgcattgggactgcgatcaatcgatttctctcgcaaaattacgtcggaatagtgccctaaagatttaattgcagcacttttcaaagtcgttgaaattttcatcaaaaatgcaaaggggttagccttggtttttttttggccgaaaaatcttttgttctggaatcgattggtatgacgctttttagactaatttgacgcccaggaactcagaaaacacatgaaaaatagcgtaggaccaacagcagagaaatgacgatgaaaatctgcagtttttcggctgtaactttacaggtgttgctcgcagcgcattgggactgcgatcaatcgatttctctcgcaaaattacgtcggaatagtgccctaaagaattaattgcagcactcctcaaagtcgtcgaaattttcaccaaaaatgcaaaggggttagccttggtttgtttttggtcgaaaaatcttttgttctggaatcgattggtatgacgctttttagactaattcgacgcccaggaactcagaaaacacatgaaaaatagcacaggaccaacagcagagaaatgacgatgaaaatctgcagtttttcggctgtaactttacaggtgtcgctcgcagcgcattgggactgcgctcaatcgatttctctcgcaaaattacgtcggaatagtgcatttaaaatttaattgcagcacttttccaagtcgtcgaaattttcgccaaaaatccaaaggggctagccttactttttcttgcgattttcggagccaaagcTTCACATCTGGGAATTGATTTCGATGTCACTCTTCAGACTAGtcgaacgcccaggaacttagacAACACAGAAAGACGTCCGTAGGAACATCAGTAGAGCAATCACAACCAAAAAATTGGAAGCATAAAAACCACGAAACGAACGTTTTGTTTcctggctgtaactcttgacacCTCATTCTTTGGGTATCGGGGCTGCGCCCAATCTATTGCATgcgaaaaatcacgtcgaagTAGAGCATGAAAGAACtgttcgcagcactttccaaagtcgtccagattttcgccaaaaattcgaagGGGTTGGCTAGTTCTTTCCTTGATTCTTGGAGTTGAAATTGTTCCGTTACAGGATAACATGCATCAGACAATTGATACCGCTGCTTGTCCACCGCCCACCGAAGAATCATTATGTTTACAGGCGCATATCTATTGGGGAGAATATCCATTACAACTCCGTGATTCGTCATCGACTGCGAATAGTTTCCGCAATTGCCGCAATCTTTACTGAACATGTCACCAGCGTCGATCAACTCCGTGTCGAAATCACTTGCTGTtgtatttgcaaaattcataTTCACAAACACAATCGTCTCAATTACATGATCTTTGTCATACCAGTATTTTCAGCTCAGCCGATCGATACACAAGTGTAATAAAGTTTCTAGCATGTATGTATGATCCTCGAAGAAAAACAATGCCTGATGCCGTACAATTATATAACGTTAAAGCGGTAGAATATGATTTATTCTCTGTGAAAACTACTATTCCATCGTCTACGTGTAGCTCAggctgtttaaaaaaaaaacaaatttttcttttcaaaattcaagtctaaaatattgttcgaaacgtTAAATAAGAGATGCTGTCCAAGCTTTAGCtctaatattaatattctaaGGTGCCTAGTcgtgattttctatttccttccgcaataacatgggaaaattttcttttaaaacttatcattttataatttgttcACGCATTAGTGTATTGATAAGATCAGAACGAATTTTTGTAGcgaattgaacgctctacagAAAAAGTCTCTTATCATTTTATGACTAATCTACTCTTTCAACACTCATTTAAGGTTTTCAAATCCCTTTGATCTCAAATAACTCTTGAAAGagtaaattcatgaaaaatgatatatCAGTCCATTTTATGGAGGGTTCAATATCCTACAAAATTACGTCCCGATCTTATCAGTATATTAATGCGTTGACgaggtataaaattttgaagttttcaaaaaaattaacccaCGTTATTTAAACGGTAAATAGAAAATCACGATTTTGGATACCAGTCCACCATATCGGATCCGtcattatgaattttcaaattgtgaCTTCCGATTGGTAATCAGTGACCTCAGAAAcctgataataaatttcatctaaaTTCGTTCGTTAGATTTGATGTGCTCCTGAAAGGGTTGAATGAACAAATCCACCCTCTTGCGGGTCCAGGTAATAGTtgggataaaaatctgaaaaaattatggaattatttttgaataatccGGCGGCAATTTGGTGGGCGCGCTAGCTCGGAATTCAAAGATGAGAgccgttcgaaattcaaaaaatgaccGTTTTAAGAACCACCCTAATCTAGCACCCAAAAATAGCGATATCAATTCGAACAAACGGCGAACAATCACTTTACAATATCGCCATGATGGTAAGATACCGACAATAACGTCCATCATTCTTCCATGTGGCATCAGATGTCGGTAACTTATTTAGGCACGCAGGGAAAGCCCTTCTAAGTGACTCGGTGCACAATATTACCGACAGATCTCGCGAACACTGCGACttcttgtattttcaaaagacGCCTAGCTCTGAGTGGCTGAACCACTGAAGGCATTTCCTTGACTCGCTGATCCAACTTCGCGCTTTCGTTCGGATAcataatattcattttatccTTTATTCGAGGAATATTGACAGTGAGGAGCTCGTTAGTGTTAATCGATAAATGCAGTGCAAGTCGTCTTGTCAGTTTACCTTCAAATTACGATCTTTTATTGCAGAAGTATCGCGATGGTCAGACGTAAAGGAGCGCCAAGGTAGAGGTTATGAACCggattttaaaattcaaacgtttacgaCGCTGTTTTTACCCCGCGAATGAAGCTTGTCGACAATTACTTCACAATTAATCTGATGTTTTCCACATCACCGGCGTTCTCACTGGCTTACCGTACTCTCAAATAAACCAAAATTATTTGGTCGTACGGCTTCGACGGCTCAAATCGTTGGTTAATCACAATGTCATGAATTTGTTTGAAGTCGAAGTTAGTTACGTTATCGTAATGGAACAGGAgaaaattcgttatttttcaattttagaatgactgAAGAAGTTAAGTTTGCACCGCATCAGCTTGTTACGTTTGattacggtttactgaatttcatacAATTCTTCGAGTtacgaaataacgattttttatcaacatgcatcgttacaatagtgttactaacttcaattttgaaatgataaaaatgctGCGTTCATTGACTTGAATTTAAACACAGATCAACACAGTCGTCAGCTTCATCAATATCGAGGTCAACCGCTGCACCTTCCAAGGTGATCATCTATCTATATAGCTAATTGAAAATATGTGTCTTGATATTTCTGAAACTCTGCACCGTCAAATATTGATCATAATTTTTCTGATTGTAGAAACATGTTAGTCCTACAAGAACGTTGGTGAACCGTCGCACGAAGAGCGGCACTAAAGCGCTCCGAGAGATCAAATTCTTACAGAAAACGACAAAACTACTCCTTCCAAAGTTACCATTTGCTAGATTAGTTAGAGAAATTATGGTCGATTTGTTCCCTCGTTTGGAAATTAACAGGTTTGTCTAAAAAAACTCATAACGACATGCATGCATCCATGTATTACGACTCTGATGgtatatgaatgaaaaaaaaaaaaaaattagtactCTCTACACTTTCATATTGCACGAATTTATTCTgtatattttgttgaaataaattcattcagaatttataaaatcttagaaaataaatattaatgattacaatttgtttggttttgccttcagaaaaaagtaactcCAGGTTGGTATCatgattataaaaatcaaacatccttgttgattaaataaaaattttttttggaagattatcgtcgatggaaattAGCACAATTAGTTACAGAAAAGTAATGTTTTCAATATGATATTTTGTAGAATTCAAGCAAAAGCTCTCGAGGCACTTCAAGAGGCGTCAGAAATGTATTTGGTGCAATTTTTCGAAGACGCAATATTACTGTCGCTCCATGCCAAACGGGTAACACTGTTTCCAATGGATATGCGATTGGTGAGAAGATTGAGGGGACGACATGACATTGTAAAcagataaatataattttaattcaataagTACTTGACTCTGTAAAATACACTTCAGTTTTattgagaattatttcattgtTCGGTGCGTTATTTCATTAACTGAACAAATGGTCAAAGCTATGCTTAACTACATtttagtaataattttcatgaagTGTTTTTAACTagactttttttaaaatcgtttaTGTTAAGGCTATTACAAAATGATGTATGTAATGCATGTATATCATTTTGTAACAGCCTTAACACAtacgatttcaaatattccagTAAGTTTTTAGCTAGCATTAATGACTgttcaattttactttcattcgtacgttgtttcatcaatttactaaattgtagttttttttgtgtcaCAGTAGACGTAActgaaaacgaaattaaacTGAACATAGAATTCATTTTCAAGCATGCGTCTATTCCGTTAAGATTCTAAAGTCTCAAAACGTTGAAATGTATTATAGAAcgattttacagaaaatttatttttatatcatgaTAAATCGTACTTGAAGCTGTGAAACAGACACGTTGTTGTATGAAttcattaaaatattaatattgtagTAGGTTCTGATCTAGTTTACGTTGTATGTGATTCAAATTGAAGGAGACTTGATAGAAAAATGtcaaccaaaaattttatttttgcgaataaaaatttattcacgagaaacattgaaacatttttattaaaattcttattttactcTGTGAAACTTTGGTAAAATATACACTATATTTCTAATCCAATGAATAACATCGTTTTCGAAGCATTGTAAAATACAATGCCTATAACCATACCATTCTGGTTTTCTTTAGGTATGGaattaatatatgtatttcatatactttcatataataataataataatagtaataatgattcaaattaattttgtttaataGCAAAATAAAGTAAATGATACAATCTAAATTAAAATCTATTTCATAATCGGGTTAGCTGCAGTAAAAACAACCGTCGTTTATAGAATAgtccataataataataatgataaaagtaataataataaaataataacatttataataatagtCTACTCAACTGCCTGcgaaataaaaagtattaaGAACAGTAATGTGAACGGTACAACGAATAATTAAAATCTAaaacattttataattataatacgtTTCAGTTGGaggatatataaaaaaaatcaatacctGAAAAATAGGTTACCATTATCTATGTTATCCTAGTTCACGGTAAAATAGTGCCGAAAGTCTTATAAATATtcggaaaaaacaaattaatagTTGCCATTAGGTATCTAAGAAGACACTTGTTTTGTTTctgcattttgtttttttttttttttttgttgcaatttTCATCTTAGGCACTATATTCATCATATTAACATTTATTCATATCATATCATCATTCCCTTTCACACTGCCACTCATCACATCATCATAATATAGTAATATACTGGAACAAAATCACGCTGTGATTTACATACTTCTAATCATACTTTTCATTCTATATATCgagaattaaatatatatttatgtttcTTTTCCTATTCAAATTGCTAACTCGAATTACTGTCATAACTAAACTACATTCACAATCGCAAAACGTAGTTTTAACGGTAGTAACAgtaatgaaattaatataattaataataatagtaatagtaataattaaataacaatTCAGTATCAACGcgttataaaataagaattcatAAGcattctctctttattttcgtATAAAGGACCGTACCTTATTGACACATTTGTCCATAAAGTTACGTTTCCTTTTAGGCTCAACACCGGTAGACAGTGAGGATAATGAGCCTTGAACTTTGTTCGGGGGTTTGTAATCatttgatgaaaaactttCAGCAGAGTCCAACCCCGCACCACAGCTTTTCGCCTTTGACAAGTTAGACTTCTCGGTACCGCTCATCGACAGTCTTTCTTGACCTGTTGACGACTCTGAGCTTGCCGGCTCGTCATGCGTCTCCTTTATCTCGATGGACGCAGGTTCATCTGTCGTTGATTCCAACAGGTCATCCATGCTCCTGGATCTGATCGTTGGTATTTGCGATATCAACGGGGAGCTTCTTTCATCGCTAGGTTCATCCGGAGACAAAGTTTCCTGCAACAGCGATTCCTCAGCTTGCGGTTTTAACCTCAGTCTTGGCACAGGCATGGGATTACAATGTATTGAAGATCCAGATCCGCAGCCACTCGTCTCGTTTCCACAAATTTCTGAATCTGCTTTTTTGTTGTTGCTAACAACTACAGATTCTACGACTCTGTTTTCTCCACCGTCCAATGGAGACTCAGCGCTATTTTGCAAAGTTCTGTTAACGGTTTCTTCGGATTCAGCTGTATCTGAAAATCCGTCCAAACTTCTTGATCTGGGCCTACACTGTTCCTGGTTTTCTTCCGTCCTTGCAGTATCGGCAAAGGATTCTTCACCTTTCAACACTGAGCCCAAACCATCCTCGTCCAGAAGACCATCCAGACTCCTTGACCTTGGTCTTGGAACTGGTTCCGGGGCTGCTGGGACAGGAAGTATTCTCTGCTTTTCCTCCTGATCAAGCAGTTCCAATGATCGAGATCGTGTCgacggaggaggaggatgtcTCGGGGGTCGACGAGGTATCAAACTTCCTCCTGGACGTGtatgaacaaattttaaacGTGGAGATGTCGGTGGAAGACCCATCAGCCAGCGAGATGGACTTGAAGATTTCCGAAGCCTGTAAtaagagttgaaaaagaaaaatttaggtgaattttgaaaacgttttATCGTGCTAATACAACATTAATAGTAATCAATAAACCATAATTCAGTACATGAGAGAAAATGTGCCAAGCAGAAAAAAGCATATTTTAGGTACACTAAAACTGAATTCGTATCTTGAAACCAAGATTAATTCAAAATTGCCACTAAACAGAGCTGCAATTTAGAATAGTTTAAAAGTGAGAGTTGGAAAAATggtgaaacaaatgaacgatCTAACATGGCCAGTAGAAATTGAggtagcgaaaaaaaatttatgattaaaCCAACCTAATCATGTTAGCCTTGATGCAAAGTCTATTCCTGGGCTgcatgaaagaaagaaaaaacaatcatgTGGTTAGTAATGTTCCAACTTTGTTGTTAACTGCCACGCATTCACTCATTAGTAAATATCCGAAATTTGTTATTGATACGCAAGACGTTATTTCAGTTTACtacattatttcaaaataatatcacTCGAGAAGATTTTAATCAAGCCGTGTATTTGTTAGTTATATCACCAGTATATTGCAGAAAGTAATTAGTAAACTTTGAAGCAAAATTAACGATTCCAAGACAGATACTATCGAGTCAACTTTGCGGGCAAACTGATATTCGAATATAAATTGAGGTTGATTCTCACCTGTTGGGTATAGCTGTGGGGGGGCCATCTAGTCAATCTCTACCATTTGTTGAATCTTTGTCGCTTCCGCGGCTTTCGTTGCTGTGCATTCGCTGATAGCTGGGTTGTCGTATACTCGTGCTGGCCGGTGTGCCTGGCTGAGTAACATCTTTGGATGCCAAACTTCTTGGTATGCCACTAGAAAGGTCCGACCTCATAGGAATTTCACCGCGCATAAACCTGTGTTTATCAAATTCGAATAGGAAAATTAGTGGAATGAAATGACCATCGTTTATGTATGAGCAACTTACAAAAACGATTGAACAGAGTTTTACATTGCAGAAATATGACTAATAGACAATTATTATCGCACCTTTCAAGCTTGTCTACGCAGGCATCCTGGTAATCGTGTATCCAACGGACACCATTGAAGTGACATACTGCCCTCATATCTTCCGGAAGGTCTTCTGGCTCTGGCCATTGGAAATTGTCTATTATGGGAATGATGTTGCAATGTGATCCCAGGGCTGCAACGATTTCCTGTTGAGAATAAAAGCAGACATTCGCTATTAATTATATGATGATCCACAGGTGTCTGGAATGTCTTATGACTTCAATAATATGAGTTCAAAGGTTTCATGAGGATTATTGAAATCTGGATAAGTATTTGGAACAAATACAGGAACATGTCTAAGCAAGATGGCGCAAGAACAGTTTTCTATCAACAGATGGCCGTAGGTCAAttatatgaatgaaaaagcAGGAAGGACTTATTGCAAGCTAGGAGGCTCTAGTTTTTTCTCATGGAATCAATATACTGCAAAAGATACAAGGAAAtaagtaatttaaaattaaatatggcCCAGTGGGAGTAATACTGTTTTTTGCCACCAGATGTCGCCACATTTCCGTTCCCAATAgatcttacaatttttatagtaTCATCGATCAATGTTGAGTTCACTCACCCTGTGTACCCAGTCTTTGCATTCGGTGTCCTGTATACATCGGTCCAAAGCGGTGGGTGTGAGAACAAGAAGGAAATGTTTCGCCTGTCTGATACTTTGAAGAAGATTATTGTCAAATTTCCCAGCCTCCAATCTCTCGACGTCAATAAATACGGAGAATCCCCTGAGTTGCAGATGGACCTTGAGTAGACTGGCGAGTTGCGACCCGTTGGATCTTCTATAGCTGACAAAAACGTCGAGAGATTTATCCGGCGACTCGTCGCCAGATGAATTGAATATTCCGAGATTATGTGGCTTGTTTTTGATCGCCTCGAGTATCATGAGCCTGTGAATGCCGTTAGAGATACCGCACTCGTTCTGAAGTTGATCCTCGGACAAATTTCTTATAGAGTCCTTGTCGACGCCGGCATTGAGCATCGCGTACGTGTAAATCGAAAACTCTGGTCCAATGGATTCAAGGAAGCTGTTCAAGTTCCCGGTGTCCCTGCTGCTGTAGTCggccatttttttcaagttctgAAGCTCCCTGGTGAACCTCCTCCGCCTGATGCCGTTCGTCAATCCGATGTCCTCGATCAGATTCGACTCCGTAAGCTGGAGGAGGAGATCGCCGTCGACTCTGCTCTCGACGAAGTTCAGGGCATACTCGGCAAATCCGATCTGTTTTACCCATTCCCTGACGTCTTCGGTCGACCAGAGGGGAACCTGCTGGCTAAGCTTATGAGGAATCTCCTCGCCGATGAGTCTGAGAGCCTGAACGGCGTACTTCGAGGCTACGGCGTTAGGGCAGCTGGCGACCTTCTTGAGAGGCTCGATGGCACCGATCTCGCGGAATATCTCTGTGTTACCCTGCTGCTTCTTGATCCCAGCCTCCATGCAGAAATGGAAGGCAGCAAGATTCCTGGCCTCCTCTCGTTTCGAGCTCAGAACTGGGACGAGGCGTTCAAGCCAGTTCTTGCTCTGCCCGTGAGCATGGGCGAGATTCGACTTTGCAAATTCGTAGGGATTGTGCGACGTGACGAAGGGCTCGACGAGATCCAGAGTTCCGGACTTGAGCACCGCAGCCTCGATCTCCTTGTTCGCAACGAGAACCGCGATGGCCAGACAAGCGTAGTACTTGATGTTATCGTCGGTGTGGAAAGCCAATGGGAACAGCCACATCGGGACCTTCCTCTTGATCATGGCTTCCTGGTTCTCGGCGCCACCGTATAGCGAAAGGTTCGCCAGGGCCCCAGCACAGTGTCTAAGGGTCTCAACGTCGTTCTTCCGGCACTCGAATAGCACGGCGTCGAGGCCACCGAGCCTGATGACATCGCTGCAGGTGCCCTCGCTGTGTTTGAAGAGGTGTTCCAGTATCCCGGTACCAACCCTGGAGTGATTAACCGAGTTCGCGTTCTTGGTGCATACGCAGGCGACATTGACGACCTTCTCGAGGCCATTCTCAACGACATGAGCTCTATTCTCGTTCGTCAAACACTGTTCCAACAGCCTCGCAGACGAGAATTGAAGCTCGATATCGGAGGCTATGCAATTCGACATGAGTATGTCGAGACCCCCTCGATTCCTCAGGGTGTTGCACAGCGTGTAGCCGAGGTCGTGACCGTGGGTAGGAACTGCCCATGCCTTCCGGATAATTTCGCTAACTCTGTTCAAGAGCAGCGGTGCTTTCGCGGTCTTTCCATCACTGGCCTTCAGCCGCTGTACCAGAGTGTCCAGGAAGCCGGAGTACTTCGCTTTCGCCCTCTCGACGTCCTGAAGATTCGAATTTGAGCAGAGCAGGTCCAAGTCGTCCAACGGCAAGGATAAGAGCTCGTCCTCCGCAGGTCTCGTCCCGTTGTTCATCAGCTGGTTAACCGCCGACGTTGCCGATATCATCGACGCTTTTGAGCTGATGCCCTTCGACGCTATCGTCACACTCGATTGCGAACTGGCCGCCATGTGTTTCTCGTGATTGTATATACCCGTCGACGTCACCGTCTGTCTCTGCTGCTGAGCTGCCATTGCTTTCTGCAGAAAAAGAGCAGCGAGAAAAACACACTTATATTAGACGCGTCAACAAGTTAATTCGACGGTCGTTAAATCGACACGTAACTAATTCAACGCTACCAAGAAGACCTCTTATATTTATACCGCAGATAactgtactatatatatatgagattTGCGACGACGAATTGCAAACTTTTGCACCGGTTATAGAGCTTCGATTCAGGATTTAATTCAGAGTATCTACCAACGAGAAAAGCGCAACGATTTGAGAGTAGGTACTATGTTGAATTCTTGttgctcggccaaatatctTCAAAGTATTCTCGCgcatttatacacgtatatacatatttatatatagtgTATAAATAAACGCGTCCGAGAGTCGAAATGCATTTACAATGTGCTTACACGTTTCCTGGTAGTttgagaataaattattcataaaatgCAAACCATTACACAGCAACAACGATAATGATATTGGAAATATTCAGccgaaataaatattctcattttttaaaatcttacCTTTTCCGAACTGTACGAATCGCTCTGTACTTT
This is a stretch of genomic DNA from Diprion similis isolate iyDipSimi1 chromosome 9, iyDipSimi1.1, whole genome shotgun sequence. It encodes these proteins:
- the LOC124410229 gene encoding histone H3.3-like isoform X1, which translates into the protein MVRRKGAPRSTQSSASSISRSTAAPSKKHVSPTRTLVNRRTKSGTKALREIKFLQKTTKLLLPKLPFARLVREIMVDLFPRLEINRIQAKALEALQEASEMYLVQFFEDAILLSLHAKRVTLFPMDMRLVRRLRGRHDIVNR
- the LOC124410229 gene encoding histone H3-like centromeric protein CSE4 isoform X2 yields the protein MVRRKGAPRSTQSSASSISRSTAAPSKKHVSPTRTLVNRRTKSGTKALREIKFLQKTTKLLLPKLPFARLVREIMVDLFPRLEINRKK